Proteins from a single region of Apium graveolens cultivar Ventura chromosome 7, ASM990537v1, whole genome shotgun sequence:
- the LOC141674749 gene encoding receptor-like protein 6, which produces MALLQFKQGFEISKTASHAPSAYAKILSWKLQGNTSKDCCSWEGVYCDQQTGHVDSLDLSSSFLYGSIDSESSLFPFQENLLKLETRNFRSLVGNLTNLIQLNLSMVNITSMVPASLNNLFFLSSLGLRGCGLYGEIPVGIFLLPNIQVLDVGRNRKLSRHLPENFDSTLKLEELRLYYTDVSGKLPDSIRELKSLRILNINNCLFSGSIPATLTTLDLSRNYFSGKVPSLAIMSQLSYLSLAHNNFTNNIPASFANLTSLTYLDLNHNRFSGIVPSWFMNLTCLTHLDLSYNPWKGSVPTSLSQLENLDYLNLFHANLSGIVELDIFLSLKKLTTLKLSQNYFSVVENNKTNITLPQFKYLALSGYKMTKFPHFLQFQDELEDLFLDDNRIQGLIPEWIWNKSKESMDSVWLGGNQLTGFEHNPGVLPWTRLRLLALWNNMMEGSLTVPPASTLAYFASGNRMTGEISPLICNVKSLIVLELSDSNFVGKIPSCLGNFSNDLMIFDLKRNNFEGSIPEMSSRLKKVDLRINQFQGKLQRSLANCIVLEVLNLGENQIEDSFPLWLGTLPELQVLIVRSNLFHGTIENYTTNSEFPKLRIIDLYNNSFAGDLPLEHFQNCDAMKFKVDKLEYMKYHNHAINWGLDTLSRLRYYNHKQSLITFVDLSSNKFTGKIPNSIESFKNLHSLNLSNNFLRGSIPTVTGNLTALESFDISKNNLTGKIPPQLAGLGFLAIFDVSFNHLTGPIPQGNQFNLFQNDSYKGNMALCGSPLSKKCAEPPTPSPPLSSEKEDDSDSFLNVVDVIIVSIGFGSGLIVGIIYGRKLATRCSEYIIIWFLLKLKIKTK; this is translated from the exons ATGGCCTTGTTGCAGTTCAAACAAGGCTTCGAAATCTCGAAAACAGCCTCTCATGCGCCTTCTGCTTATGCTAAGATCCTATCCTGGAAACTCCAAGGAAACACAAGCAAAGATTGCTGCTCGTGGGAAGGAGTGTACTGCGACCAACAAACAGGCCATGTTGATAGTCTTGATCTTAGTAGCAGTTTTCTCTATGGTTCCATCGACTCCGAAAGCAGCCT GTTTCCCTTCCAGGAAAATCTTTTGAAACTCGAGACACGTAATTTTAGAAGCCTTGTTGGAAACTTGACAAACTTGATACAACTTAACCTCAGTATGGTGAACATTACATCTATGGTACCTGCTTCGCTAAACAACTTATTCTTTCTGTCATCTCTCGGGCTCAGAGGGTGTGGTTTATATGGTGAAATTCCGGTTGGCATCTTCCTGCTACCAAACATACAAGTTCTTGATGTTGGGAGAAACCGTAAACTCAGCCGTCATTTGCCTGAAAATTTTGATTCTACTCTAAAGCTTGAGGAATTAAGGCTTTACTACACAGATGTCTCCGGCAAGCTACCAGACTCCATAAGAGAACTCAAATCTTTAAGGATTCTAAATATCAACAACTGCCTTTTTTCAGGTTCTATTCCGGCCACACTTACTACACTGGACTTGAGCAGAAATTATTTTTCAGGCAAGGTTCCATCACTTGCAATCATGTCACAACTCTCTTATCTGTCACTTGCTCATAATAATTTCACTAACAATATACCAGCATCCTTTGCAAATCTTACCAGTCTAACTTATTTAGATCTTAATCATAATAGGTTTTCAGGGATTGTTCCATCTTGGTTTATGAACCTAACTTGTTTAACACATCTTGACCTTTCTTACAATCCGTGGAAGGGATCAGTTCCAACATCATTGTCACAGCTTGAAAATCTTGATTATCTTAATCTTTTTCATGCTAATCTCAGTGGAATTGTGGAATTAGATATATTTCTTAGCTTAAAAAAACTAACTACTCTCAAACTTTCGCAGAACTATTTTTCTGTAGTAGAAAATAACAAAACCAATATTACTCTTCCACAATTCAAGTACTTGGCATTAAGTGGATACAAAATGACGAAGTTTCCACATTTCCTTCAGTTTCAAGATGAACTAGAGGATCTGTTCCTTGATGATAATCGAATTCAAGGCCTCATACCAGAATGGATTTGGAACAAAAGTAAAGAAAGTATGGATTCAGTATGGCTTGGAGGGAACCAACTAACAGGATTCGAGCATAATCCAGGTGTTTTGCCATGGACTCGTTTACGTTTATTGGCCCTTTGGAATAACATGATGGAAGGTTCACTCACAGTTCCCCCGGCATCAACTCTAGCTTATTTTGCATCAGGAAATAGAATGACAGGAGAAATCTCGCCTTTGATCTGCAATGTGAAATCCCTCATTGTGTTAGAACTGAGTGACAGCAACTTCGTTGGCAAGATTCCTTCATGTCTAGGAAACTTCAGCAATGACTTGATGATATTTGATCTAAAAAGGAACAACTTTGAAGGAAGCATACCTGAAATGAGTTCAAGACTTAAGAAGGTGGAtttaagaataaatcaattccaggGAAAACTACAAAGATCATTAGCAAACTGCATTGTGCTTGAAGTTCTTAATCTGGGAGAGAATCAAATAGAAGATTCATTTCCTTTGTGGCTTGGAACTCTTCCAGAACTGCAGGTCCTAATAGTGCGATCCAACCTGTTCCATGGTACAATAGAGAATTATACCACCAATTCAGAGTTTCCAAAGTTGCGAATCATCGACCTCTACAACAATTCTTTTGCAGGAGATTTGCCACTTGAACACTTCCAGAATTGTGATGCCATGAAATTTAAGGTAGACAAGCTGGAATATATGAAATACCATAATCATGCCATTAATTGGGGGTTGGATACTCTCTCAAGACTACGATATTACAATCACAAACAAAG CCTGATTACATTTGTTGATCTCTCCAGCAACAAATTCACTGGAAAAATTCCGAACTCCATAGAAAGCTTTAAGAATCTTCACTCCCTCAATCTTTCAAACAATTTTCTCAGGGGTTCTATCCCAACAGTCACAGGAAACCTCACTGCTCTAGAGTCATTTGATATTTCCAAAAACAATCTCACAGGTAAAATTCCTCCACAGTTAGCAGGTCTGGGATTCCTTGCAATATTCGACGTGTCTTTTAACCATCTTACTGGACCCATACCACAAGGGAACCAGTTTAACTTATTTCAGAACGACTCGTACAAAGGAAACATGGCATTATGTGGATCACCTCTATCCAAAAAGTGTGCAGAACCGCCAACACCTTCACCACCATTAAGCTCAGAAAAAGAGGATGATTCTGATTCATTCTTGAATGTGGTTGATGTGATCATTGTGTCAATTGGATTTGGAAGTGGGCTAATAGTTGGAATTATATACGGGAGGAAGCTAGCAACACGGTGCTCCGAGTATATAATTATATGGTTCTTGTTGAAGTTGAAGATAAAGACCAAATGA